Part of the Halomarina litorea genome is shown below.
CGCTCGCGGCGAGCGCCACCCGTCGTCCCCCCGGAGGACCGCCGCGGCGTAGGGAACACCGGCGGTCCAGACGGCCAACAGGACGGTCCACGGCCCGACGACGCCGGACCCGAGGTCGGCGAGGACGACGCCGAACACGCCGCCCCACGCGACGCGCGGTCCGAGGAGGAGCGCCGGACCGACGAGCACCGCCACGAGGTACTCGGGGGGAACCTCGAGCCACGAGGCGGCGACCCCTGCGACGAGGACACCGACCGTGGTACCCAGTACGGTCAGTCCGTCACTCACGTTGGTCTCTCCGAGTGAATGTGCTGACATAGATGTATGTGTGGTTATAGATACATTAAACCTATGATGAATTTCACACCGATTCGGCCGTCCGGCGAGGACGGAGCGGCCCCTCACGGGCTCTGAACGCGCCACGTCCTTCGCGACCCTCCGTGGTTCGGTGTCCTACCCGGTCGTGTCGGTCGCCGTCGCCTCGCTGTAGACGTCGAGGACGTCGTCGACGACGGATTTCCAGTCGGGGAGCGGCGCGGCGGGGGCGTCGACACCACGGAGGCGGTTGACGGCCCGCGCGACGACGGGCGGGGTCGGTTCGTCGACCGTCGCGCAGTCCTCCCGTCGACCCCACTCGGCCAGCGCGCCCGTCTCGCGGACGACACAGGGGGTCCCCGCGGCGAGCGCCTCGGCGACGGTCATCCCGTAAGCCCCCATCGTCGAGAGCGCGATGAGGGCGTCCGCGCCGGCGTAGAGGCCCGGCAGTCGGTCGTCGTCGACGTAGCCGAGGAAGGAGACGCGGTCGGCGACGCCGACGGTCTCGGCGACGTATTCGAGTTCCTCGCGGTACGGCCCGTCCCCGGCGACGAGGAGGTCGTACTCGGCGAGGTCGGGCGAGCACAGCGCCCGGATGGCGTGGTGGACGCCCTTGTACGACTCCAGTCGCCCGACCGAGAGCAGGTACGGCCGGTCGTGCTCCTCGGGTGGTGCGTCGGCGAAGCGGTCGGTGTCGAGACCGTTCGGGACGACGGTCGCGTCGAGACCGAAGGTCTCCCGCAGTCGCCTGCGCTCCCACTCGCTGACGG
Proteins encoded:
- a CDS encoding glycosyltransferase family 4 protein, which codes for MRVVQVTHRYPPRVGGVERHVSELATRLAARGHDVTVVAADRDRNDPRTETRDGVTVRRCRALAPGDAYYLAPGVPPAVRRLRREADVVHAHNYHALPLALAATAVEGTAFVATPHYHGQSASPVRDALLRPYRLVGRRALARADARIAVSEWERRRLRETFGLDATVVPNGLDTDRFADAPPEEHDRPYLLSVGRLESYKGVHHAIRALCSPDLAEYDLLVAGDGPYREELEYVAETVGVADRVSFLGYVDDDRLPGLYAGADALIALSTMGAYGMTVAEALAAGTPCVVRETGALAEWGRREDCATVDEPTPPVVARAVNRLRGVDAPAAPLPDWKSVVDDVLDVYSEATATDTTG